From one Lolium rigidum isolate FL_2022 chromosome 4, APGP_CSIRO_Lrig_0.1, whole genome shotgun sequence genomic stretch:
- the LOC124705983 gene encoding uncharacterized protein LOC124705983 — MIQGMWDVEQDSLDENGCYLKVYILLSLSRREPYLEVPLNHRCSVLALVMALFRSALNLQGQQGRSGAGQEGAMVMAVFAVVRPGLHCVLTSTTCNRVDEQVRAHRQSTLYIVASMVLKASPRRRLSDA, encoded by the exons ATGATACAA GGTATGTGGGATGTTGAGCAAGACAGCCTAGATGAAAACGGTTGCTACCTCAAGGTTTATATATTATTGTCGCTTTCTCGAAGAGAACCGTATTTGGAG GTGCCATTGAATCACCGATGCTCTGTTTTAGCCCTTGTCATGGCTCTCTTCAGGAGTGCCCTGAACCTGCAAG GGCAGCAAGGGAGAAGTGGAGCTGGCCAGGAGGGAGCCATGGTCATGGCGGTGTTCGCTGTTGTCCGCCCGGGGCTGCACTGCGTCCTCACAAGCACAACGTGTAACCGCGTCGATGAACAAGTCCGAGCGCATCGCCAGTCTACTTTGTACATCGTAGCaagcatggttttaaaggcgtcgccTAGGCGTCGCCTAAGCGACGCTTAA
- the LOC124705981 gene encoding tuliposide A-converting enzyme 1, chloroplastic-like, which yields MAGSGAGASDEEVVLEIEHCIRIFKSGRVERYFGSDPVPPSTDAVTGVASKDHTISPEVAVRLYLPPVAATDGKKLPILVYFHGGGFVLHTAFNFVFHGYLTSLAARARAIVVSVDYRIAPEHPLPAAYDDSWEALSWVASHAPGGGAGGEEPWLAEHGDFSRLSLGGESAGANIAHHLAMRAGAEEGLLPHGARISGGIVLVHPYFLGHGKVPSEDSDPVMAENVVKMWRVVRPGTSGVDDPWINPLAAGAPPMEALACGRVLMCLAETDVCRDRGRAYCEGLRASGWAGEVEVLEVAGQGHCFHLGNFACDDAVRQDEVISRFLNL from the coding sequence ATGGCCGGCtccggcgccggcgccagcgACGAGGAGGTCGTCCTCGAGATCGAGCACTGCATCCGCATATTCAAGAGCGGCCGCGTCGAGCGCTACTTCGGCTCCGACCCCGTGCCGCCCTCCACCGACGCCGTCACCGGCGTCGCCTCGAAAGACCACACCATCTCCCCCGAGGTCGCCGTCCGCCTCTACCTCCCGCCCGTCGCCGCCACAGACGGAAAGAAGCTCCCGATCCTCGTCTACTTCCACGGCGGCGGGTTCGTTCTCCACACGGCCTTCAACTTCGTCTTCCACGGGTACCTCACCTCCCTGGCCGCGCGCGCCagggccatcgtcgtctccgtGGACTACCGCATCGCGCCCGAGCACCCCCTCCCCGCAGCCTACGACGACTCGTGGGAGGCGCTATCCTGGGTGGCGTCCCACGCGCCCggcggtggcgccggcggcgaggagccCTGGCTCGCCGAGCACGGCGACTTCTCCCGCCTGTCCCTGGGCGGCGAGAGCGCGGGCGCCAACATCGCGCACCACCTGGCGATGCGCGCCGGCGCGGAGGAGGGCCTGCTGCCCCACGGCGCGCGCATCAGCGGCGGCATCGTGCTGGTCCACCCCTACTTCCTGGGCCACGGCAAGGTGCCGTCGGAGGACAGCGACCCCGTGATGGCGGAGAACGTGGTGAAGATGTGGCGCGTGGTGCGGCCCGGGACGAGCGGCGTCGACGACCCCTGGATCAACCCGCTGGCGGCGGGCGCGCCGCCGATGGAGGCGCTGGCGTGCGGGCGCGTGCTCATGTGCCTGGCGGAGACGGACGTGTGCCGCGACCGCGGCCGCGCGTACTGCGAGGGGCTGAGGGCCAGCGGGTGggccggcgaggtggaggtgCTGG